One region of Trinickia violacea genomic DNA includes:
- the dapB gene encoding 4-hydroxy-tetrahydrodipicolinate reductase — protein sequence MKIAIAGASGRMGRMLIEAVLNDPDVTLAGALDRAGSPQLGQDAGALLGKETGVLLTDDIDRVFAAADYLIDFTRPEGTMTHVEAALRHNVKLVIGTTGFDDAQKTRLHTAAEKIGIVFAPNMSVGVNVTLKLLEFAARAFATGYDIEIIEAHHRHKVDAPSGTALMMGEVVAQALGRDLKDCAVYGREGVTGERDPSTIGFSAIRGGDIVGDHTVLFAGIGERIEITHKSSSRVSYAQGALRAVRFLAGRETGLYDMQDVLGLR from the coding sequence ATGAAAATTGCCATTGCTGGCGCATCGGGCCGGATGGGCCGGATGCTCATCGAAGCGGTCTTGAACGACCCGGACGTCACGCTTGCCGGCGCGCTCGATCGCGCAGGCTCTCCGCAGCTCGGCCAGGACGCCGGCGCATTGCTCGGCAAAGAGACGGGTGTCTTGCTGACCGACGATATCGACCGCGTCTTCGCCGCTGCCGATTACCTGATCGATTTCACGCGGCCGGAAGGCACGATGACGCACGTCGAGGCAGCGCTGCGCCACAACGTGAAGCTCGTGATCGGCACCACCGGTTTCGACGACGCGCAAAAAACCCGGCTGCACACCGCCGCCGAGAAAATCGGCATCGTGTTCGCGCCGAACATGAGCGTCGGCGTGAACGTCACGCTGAAACTGCTCGAGTTCGCCGCGCGTGCGTTCGCGACCGGCTACGACATCGAGATCATCGAAGCGCACCATCGTCACAAAGTCGATGCCCCGTCGGGTACCGCGCTGATGATGGGCGAGGTGGTCGCCCAGGCGCTCGGCCGCGATCTCAAGGACTGCGCCGTGTATGGCCGCGAGGGCGTGACGGGCGAGCGCGATCCGTCGACGATCGGCTTCTCGGCGATTCGCGGCGGCGATATCGTCGGCGATCACACGGTGCTCTTCGCCGGCATCGGCGAGCGCATCGAGATCACGCACAAGTCGTCGAGCCGCGTGTCGTATGCGCAAGGCGCGCTGCGCGCGGTGCGTTTCCTCGCGGGCCGCGAGACCGGCCTCTACGACATGCAGGACGTGCTCGGCCTGCGCTGA
- a CDS encoding outer membrane protein assembly factor BamE, translating to MRGTLIVAAAVAALAGCSTYNSVTQRIAQSITPYRITIVQGNFVSSEMAAKMQVGMSRDQVKALLGTPLLSDMFHADRWDYLFYFKRGSTSIVEQRDFVVNFQNDRVASWSGGDNLPSNLELLADIDGDKLGKKKAAKEKAVEAALEASQAAAASAASAASASASPAPLATVASPTDEAAQAGSLPATAANAQAAQAANRATGQITSTPTNRPSVTVPPSTAGMTPGAAPLQGQPQFQFHRPSPNEPDNSNPVGPTGPQSSDGSSSRSQPVTSSSQGTQGTGG from the coding sequence GTGCGGGGTACCTTGATCGTAGCCGCCGCGGTGGCGGCCCTCGCGGGATGCTCGACCTACAACAGCGTCACGCAGCGCATCGCGCAATCCATCACGCCCTACCGGATTACCATCGTCCAGGGCAATTTCGTGTCGTCGGAAATGGCGGCGAAGATGCAGGTCGGCATGTCGCGGGATCAGGTGAAGGCGCTGCTCGGCACGCCGCTGCTCTCGGACATGTTCCATGCCGATCGCTGGGACTATCTGTTCTATTTCAAGCGCGGCTCGACGTCGATCGTCGAGCAGCGCGACTTCGTCGTGAACTTCCAGAACGACCGGGTCGCGAGCTGGTCGGGTGGCGACAACCTGCCGTCCAATCTTGAATTGCTCGCCGACATCGACGGCGACAAGCTCGGCAAGAAGAAGGCTGCGAAGGAAAAGGCCGTGGAAGCGGCGCTCGAGGCCAGCCAAGCCGCCGCGGCAAGCGCTGCGAGCGCGGCGTCGGCGTCGGCTTCTCCGGCGCCGCTCGCGACGGTCGCCTCGCCGACGGACGAAGCTGCGCAGGCAGGCTCGCTGCCGGCAACCGCCGCGAACGCGCAGGCGGCCCAGGCTGCCAACCGCGCCACGGGCCAGATCACGTCGACGCCGACCAACCGGCCGTCGGTGACTGTGCCGCCGTCCACCGCGGGCATGACGCCGGGCGCCGCACCGCTGCAGGGCCAGCCGCAGTTCCAGTTCCACCGGCCGTCGCCGAACGAGCCGGATAACAGCAACCCGGTGGGCCCGACGGGCCCGCAAAGCAGCGATGGTTCCTCCTCGCGCAGTCAGCCGGTGACGTCATCGTCGCAAGGCACGCAGGGAACGGGTGGCTGA
- the fur gene encoding ferric iron uptake transcriptional regulator, giving the protein MTNPTDLKNIGLKATLPRLKILEIFQHSAVRHLTAEDVYRSLLNEELDIGLATVYRVLTQFEQAGLLSRSNFESGKAVFELNEGTHHDHLVCLDCGLVEEFFDPEIESRQQSIAKERGFKLQEHALALYGACTKENCPHRKH; this is encoded by the coding sequence ATGACCAATCCGACCGATCTCAAGAATATCGGGCTCAAGGCGACCCTACCGCGCCTCAAGATTCTCGAGATTTTTCAGCACAGTGCGGTGCGCCACCTCACCGCTGAAGACGTTTACCGAAGCCTGCTGAATGAAGAGCTCGATATCGGGCTCGCGACGGTTTATCGCGTGCTCACGCAATTCGAGCAAGCGGGACTTTTGTCGCGCAGCAACTTCGAGTCCGGCAAGGCCGTGTTCGAACTCAACGAAGGCACGCACCACGATCACCTGGTCTGCCTCGACTGCGGGCTCGTAGAAGAATTTTTCGACCCCGAAATCGAAAGCCGCCAGCAATCGATCGCCAAGGAGCGCGGCTTCAAGCTGCAAGAGCACGCGCTCGCGTTGTACGGGGCTTGCACCAAGGAAAACTGCCCGCATCGCAAGCACTGA
- a CDS encoding ureidoglycolate lyase → MNTLHVERLTREAFAPFGDVIELAGARHFPINGGTTERFHDLATVDVTEAGGRPLINVFRGQPRSLPLDVALMERHPLGSQAFIPLGDVKYLVVVAPAGEFDPARMRAFAGEGFQGVNYARGVWHHPLIVLEREGDFIVVDRGGNQPNCDEVTLIEPYRLAFDEVLAH, encoded by the coding sequence ATGAATACCCTCCATGTGGAACGGCTCACGCGCGAGGCGTTCGCGCCGTTCGGCGACGTCATCGAGCTCGCGGGCGCGCGGCACTTCCCGATCAACGGCGGCACGACCGAGCGCTTTCACGATCTCGCGACGGTCGACGTGACAGAAGCGGGCGGGCGCCCGCTCATCAACGTGTTTCGCGGCCAGCCGCGTTCTCTGCCGCTCGACGTCGCGCTCATGGAGCGCCACCCGCTCGGCAGTCAGGCGTTCATTCCGCTTGGCGACGTGAAGTACCTCGTCGTCGTGGCGCCCGCGGGCGAGTTCGATCCGGCGCGGATGCGCGCGTTCGCGGGCGAAGGCTTTCAGGGCGTGAACTACGCTCGAGGGGTCTGGCACCATCCGCTGATCGTGCTCGAGCGGGAAGGGGACTTCATCGTCGTCGATCGCGGCGGCAATCAGCCGAATTGCGATGAGGTCACATTGATTGAGCCGTATCGGCTGGCGTTCGACGAAGTCCTCGCTCATTGA
- the alc gene encoding allantoicase, with the protein MAIPTLDPNAPSFTRRYLNLADPRLGAKAIFASDEFFAPKERMLDPQPAVFIPGKYDDHGKWMDGWETRRKRTTGYDYCIVKLARPGTIYGVDVDTSHFTGNFPPAASIEACYADGDTPADNAQWHAIVPATTLQGNQHHYLEVTDVRPYTHLRVNIYPDGGIARLRVYGQPTVDWSRAERGVSVDLAAAENGAYLVATNNQHFGLASTILMPGRGVNMGDGWETRRRREPGNDWAIVALAHPGVIKRVEVDTAHFKGNFPDRCSLQAARVAGGTDESLITQAMFWPVLLPEQPLKMDNVHTFEAELAALGPVTHVRFNIFPDGGVSRLRLWGEIE; encoded by the coding sequence ATGGCCATTCCGACTCTCGACCCCAACGCCCCCTCGTTCACGCGCCGCTACCTGAACCTCGCCGACCCGCGCCTCGGCGCCAAAGCGATCTTCGCGAGCGACGAATTCTTCGCGCCGAAAGAGCGCATGCTCGACCCGCAACCGGCGGTCTTCATCCCCGGCAAATATGACGATCACGGCAAGTGGATGGATGGCTGGGAGACGCGCCGCAAGCGCACCACCGGCTACGACTACTGCATCGTGAAGCTCGCGCGGCCGGGCACGATCTACGGCGTCGATGTCGATACGAGCCACTTCACGGGCAACTTCCCGCCGGCCGCTTCGATCGAAGCATGCTATGCCGACGGCGACACGCCGGCCGATAACGCCCAATGGCACGCGATCGTGCCCGCGACGACGCTGCAAGGCAATCAGCACCATTACCTCGAAGTGACGGACGTGCGTCCCTATACGCATCTGCGCGTGAATATCTACCCGGACGGCGGCATTGCCCGGTTGCGCGTGTACGGTCAGCCGACGGTCGATTGGAGCCGTGCGGAGCGCGGCGTGTCGGTCGATCTGGCGGCGGCGGAGAACGGCGCATATCTGGTCGCCACGAACAACCAGCACTTCGGTCTCGCCTCGACGATCCTGATGCCGGGCCGCGGCGTGAACATGGGAGACGGCTGGGAGACGCGGCGCCGGCGCGAGCCCGGCAATGATTGGGCGATCGTCGCACTGGCGCATCCGGGGGTGATCAAGCGCGTCGAAGTCGATACGGCCCACTTCAAGGGCAACTTCCCGGACCGCTGTTCGCTGCAGGCGGCGCGCGTCGCGGGCGGCACCGACGAGTCGTTGATCACCCAGGCCATGTTCTGGCCGGTGCTGTTGCCCGAGCAGCCGCTCAAAATGGACAACGTGCATACCTTCGAGGCCGAACTGGCCGCGCTCGGTCCGGTGACGCACGTGCGCTTCAACATCTTCCCGGACGGCGGCGTGTCGCGCCTGCGTCTGTGGGGCGAAATCGAGTAA